One segment of Candidatus Ozemobacteraceae bacterium DNA contains the following:
- a CDS encoding prepilin-type N-terminal cleavage/methylation domain-containing protein — MKRRAGLTLVEMMIVIMIIGIVSFGAVPFAEVAFVRLKEAELQNNLQKIRTAISQWRRDCEAAVIRQLGQTAMINIPDFRLYPPSILSLTQAKPFPVYDVASNPVITFYPRPYIDRVDEDPFIGNPTWLEWYASGTEVSLVSNGVVAQSGGIGVYDVSPATDTTIRRGFVTALDGTNYADW; from the coding sequence ATGAAACGACGCGCCGGCCTGACCCTAGTCGAAATGATGATCGTGATCATGATCATCGGCATCGTCTCCTTCGGAGCGGTCCCGTTCGCGGAAGTGGCATTCGTCCGCCTCAAGGAGGCGGAACTCCAGAACAACCTCCAAAAAATACGCACGGCTATATCTCAATGGCGACGCGACTGCGAAGCCGCCGTCATCCGGCAACTCGGCCAGACGGCGATGATCAACATCCCCGACTTCCGCCTCTACCCGCCCAGCATTCTGTCGCTGACGCAGGCGAAGCCGTTTCCGGTCTACGACGTCGCGTCGAACCCGGTGATCACATTCTATCCGCGCCCATATATAGACAGGGTCGACGAAGACCCGTTCATCGGCAACCCCACCTGGCTGGAATGGTATGCCTCCGGCACGGAGGTTTCGCTCGTCAGCAACGGCGTGGTTGCCCAGTCAGGCGGCATCGGCGTCTACGACGTCTCCCCGGCGACCGACACGACGATCCGACGCGGCTTCGTGACCGCCCTCGACGGCACCAACTACGCGGACTGGTAA
- a CDS encoding PilN domain-containing protein, producing MKFQIDLLPKEYKSLPSDYTGFILAAIAIIGCLSWTISSYMKNTSDQLKMQTKVDAAMKELRELNQKIGELQPPIAEITALKSSIEFINRNLDTPGTSWVDFLYAFESTVPERIFVSDINPKDFTGKSGLNFTVNGEGATVYDVLEYVNALQKSEKFTNVNLKQNSTRSIENGTVTSFVLSFTYNPSGKK from the coding sequence ATGAAATTCCAGATAGACCTGCTGCCGAAAGAATACAAGAGCCTCCCGTCCGACTATACGGGTTTTATACTTGCCGCTATAGCCATCATCGGCTGTCTTTCCTGGACGATCTCCTCCTACATGAAAAACACCTCGGACCAACTGAAGATGCAAACCAAGGTCGATGCGGCCATGAAAGAGCTCCGCGAGCTGAACCAGAAGATCGGCGAGCTCCAGCCTCCCATCGCCGAGATCACCGCCCTCAAGAGCAGCATCGAGTTCATCAACCGGAATCTCGACACGCCCGGCACCTCCTGGGTCGATTTCCTGTATGCCTTCGAGTCCACGGTACCGGAACGCATCTTCGTCTCCGACATCAACCCGAAGGATTTCACGGGCAAGAGCGGCCTGAACTTCACCGTCAACGGCGAAGGAGCAACCGTCTACGACGTGCTCGAATACGTGAACGCCCTCCAGAAGTCCGAAAAATTCACGAACGTCAATCTCAAGCAGAACTCGACCCGAAGCATCGAAAACGGCACCGTCACGTCCTTCGTGCTGAGTTTCACCTACAACCCCTCAGGAAAGAAGTGA
- the pilM gene encoding pilus assembly protein PilM produces MARTRGPACNLVLDLGTFQMRLLRLDSAAPGDIRLKQISTVDSPREYVASAFIEYPIMDAHPVENAIRKLITSSKSTYDDTLVLMPDHSSLLNLMIAPPRFSKKELEESIREDFAPIMPLPIENWYIVHQTIGPWEEDEITLAVATIKNNLLEAGGIVQRAGLNPQTIDINVLNVANLIDHYLTASENRGKNISLVHLGNETTSIAVFRDGQLRTLVNRPIGAYDFTKQIGKHFHVPDTEAEQFKRNEIFFLPEFSPEQENLYNYTVIKSVFAVLIREIFSAMESFLTKFREFTIQEVIISGGGANYQNLPVMLASNLNTSIRYVADLYSLQIAGRPADIAERNELAAACGAFLRE; encoded by the coding sequence ATGGCGAGAACGCGCGGGCCGGCCTGCAACCTCGTCCTCGATCTGGGAACCTTCCAGATGCGCTTGCTGCGTCTGGATTCCGCCGCACCCGGAGATATCCGGCTGAAGCAGATTTCGACCGTCGATTCCCCTCGCGAGTATGTCGCATCGGCCTTCATCGAGTATCCGATCATGGATGCGCACCCGGTGGAAAACGCGATCAGGAAGCTCATCACATCGTCGAAATCGACCTACGACGATACGCTGGTCCTGATGCCCGACCATTCCTCGCTCCTGAATCTGATGATCGCCCCGCCCCGGTTTTCGAAAAAGGAACTGGAGGAGTCGATCCGGGAAGATTTTGCCCCGATCATGCCCCTTCCCATCGAGAACTGGTATATCGTCCACCAGACCATCGGCCCCTGGGAGGAAGACGAGATCACGCTCGCCGTCGCGACGATCAAGAACAACCTCCTCGAAGCCGGCGGCATCGTCCAGCGGGCCGGCCTCAATCCGCAGACGATCGACATCAACGTTCTCAACGTCGCGAACCTGATCGATCATTACCTGACCGCCAGCGAGAATCGCGGCAAGAACATCTCCCTCGTCCATCTCGGAAACGAGACGACGTCGATCGCCGTCTTCCGCGACGGCCAGCTCCGCACCCTCGTGAACCGGCCGATCGGGGCGTATGACTTCACCAAGCAGATCGGAAAGCATTTCCACGTCCCCGACACCGAGGCCGAGCAGTTCAAGCGAAACGAGATATTCTTCCTGCCCGAGTTTTCGCCGGAGCAGGAGAACCTGTACAACTACACGGTCATCAAGAGCGTCTTCGCCGTGCTGATCCGTGAAATATTCTCAGCTATGGAATCCTTCCTGACGAAATTTCGCGAGTTCACGATCCAGGAAGTCATCATCTCAGGGGGCGGCGCGAATTATCAGAACCTTCCCGTGATGCTCGCATCGAACCTGAATACCAGCATCCGCTACGTCGCGGACCTCTATTCGCTCCAGATCGCCGGCAGGCCGGCGGACATCGCCGAGCGCAACGAGCTGGCCGCCGCCTGCGGCGCGTTCCTGCGGGAGTAA
- a CDS encoding HEAT repeat domain-containing protein, giving the protein MDYQTLKMLFHDRDKMVRLFCLRTALRDNLPQIGEFLREGLRDERPEIVAASLKGVRRVADPELVGMALTYLESPNTMLRAEALASLEGKSSPAVRNALCEFLRREDDTNLLATAIKIVGTFRSAEYMPILKAFLTYEDERVRANAVESLGQIDNPEIVEIMKALSSDRNNRVRANAIQALWERGIKFGLNTLPEELRSPNARKRASVAYILGVIKDERSLDLLIGLLGDISPTVRNRAVLSLGLIGSTRAISHLLNAWSKEEESKIRDAIITTCLSINPELTMSRLSERYAQEEDSRHRATLIRSLGLIKNPRTVTLLAKALRDADGRVRSNAVEALAAQNDPELIELMYPMLNDSHNRVRSSAAASLWKLGGMGAIVTLKQMLRSSHKQMRASAAWALGEIGALQFSDVLQDLSNDADPDVRKWALKALAKVAKIA; this is encoded by the coding sequence ATGGACTACCAGACCCTCAAGATGCTCTTCCACGACCGCGACAAGATGGTGCGGCTCTTCTGCCTGCGAACCGCCCTGCGTGACAATCTGCCGCAGATCGGCGAGTTTCTGCGCGAGGGTCTGCGCGACGAGCGGCCGGAGATCGTCGCAGCCTCGTTGAAAGGCGTCAGGCGCGTCGCCGATCCCGAACTGGTCGGCATGGCACTGACCTATCTCGAATCGCCGAACACGATGCTCAGGGCAGAGGCCCTGGCCTCGCTCGAAGGGAAGTCGAGTCCGGCCGTCCGCAACGCCCTGTGCGAATTTCTGCGCCGCGAGGATGACACGAACCTGCTCGCCACGGCGATCAAGATCGTCGGCACGTTCCGCTCCGCCGAATACATGCCTATCCTCAAGGCGTTCCTGACCTATGAGGACGAGCGCGTTCGCGCCAATGCAGTCGAATCTCTCGGCCAGATCGACAATCCCGAGATCGTCGAGATCATGAAGGCCCTCTCGTCCGACCGCAACAACCGCGTGCGGGCCAACGCGATTCAGGCCCTCTGGGAGCGGGGCATCAAGTTCGGCCTCAACACGCTTCCCGAGGAACTCCGCTCGCCCAACGCCCGGAAGCGCGCTTCCGTCGCGTATATCCTCGGCGTCATCAAGGACGAGCGCTCGCTCGATCTCCTCATCGGCCTCCTCGGCGACATCTCGCCCACCGTCCGGAACCGGGCCGTGCTGAGTCTCGGCCTGATCGGCTCGACGCGCGCCATCAGCCATCTGCTGAACGCCTGGAGCAAGGAAGAGGAGTCCAAGATCCGCGATGCGATCATCACGACCTGCCTCTCCATCAACCCTGAACTCACGATGTCCCGCCTCTCCGAGCGCTACGCCCAGGAAGAGGACTCCAGACACCGGGCCACGCTCATCCGCTCTCTCGGTCTGATCAAGAACCCCCGCACCGTCACCCTTCTCGCCAAGGCCCTGAGGGACGCGGACGGCCGCGTTCGGTCGAACGCCGTCGAAGCCCTCGCCGCACAGAACGATCCGGAGCTCATCGAGCTGATGTATCCGATGCTGAATGATTCGCATAACCGCGTCAGAAGCAGCGCCGCCGCCTCTCTCTGGAAACTCGGCGGCATGGGCGCCATCGTCACGCTCAAGCAGATGTTGCGATCCTCTCACAAGCAGATGCGCGCGTCCGCCGCGTGGGCGCTCGGGGAAATCGGAGCCCTCCAGTTTTCGGACGTCCTCCAAGATCTGAGCAACGACGCCGACCCCGACGTGCGTAAATGGGCTCTCAAGGCACTGGCAAAAGTAGCGAAAATCGCCTAG
- a CDS encoding prepilin-type N-terminal cleavage/methylation domain-containing protein yields the protein MSRILQSKAGFTLIELVMVVLIITILTGIAVPYYGDYIRDARRSTLKQNLANFRKVLNDFRGDQGRGPFRVPVYNNGTAIVSNPRSALDFELIAGPIQVTRSGSAYDVVRRTGFKYLPSFPILEDPETSSRIDWSYGTSTMFFVDDGLPEEADRFDFNKDFAFIDNNGNASFDGEATDTVQFLFNGKASTDYVGSTAKPLDFIGVTAVDSTGMKY from the coding sequence ATGAGCAGGATATTGCAGAGCAAGGCCGGCTTCACCCTGATAGAGCTCGTCATGGTCGTACTCATCATCACGATCCTGACGGGCATCGCCGTCCCCTATTACGGCGACTATATCAGGGATGCCCGCCGTTCCACCCTGAAGCAGAATCTCGCGAATTTCCGCAAGGTTTTGAACGATTTCCGGGGCGACCAAGGCCGCGGCCCCTTCCGGGTTCCCGTATACAACAACGGCACGGCGATCGTTTCGAATCCTCGAAGCGCGCTGGATTTCGAACTCATCGCCGGCCCGATTCAGGTGACGCGTTCTGGGAGCGCATACGACGTCGTCCGCCGCACCGGGTTCAAATATCTCCCATCGTTCCCCATCCTCGAGGATCCCGAGACGTCGTCGCGCATCGACTGGAGCTACGGAACGTCGACGATGTTCTTCGTCGATGACGGGCTGCCGGAGGAAGCGGACCGGTTCGATTTCAACAAGGATTTCGCCTTCATCGACAATAACGGCAATGCCTCCTTCGACGGCGAAGCCACCGACACGGTCCAGTTTCTTTTCAACGGGAAAGCCTCGACGGATTACGTCGGCAGCACCGCCAAACCGCTCGATTTCATCGGCGTCACCGCCGTCGACTCGACGGGGATGAAGTATTGA
- a CDS encoding type II secretion system protein yields MKMSGRRGVTLVEIMVASTIVVLIAAVTFPVYQIIQQREKENRLRQILDNVRGAIYGCPIALANRTFNQGYRVHVLNKLANAINNATETQETRDAALASGIRYLVDHGLDLPFSPASLTGRAPIGVTFDVATGTTGTATVTIDRVFLRNIPPHPFVGWYPNARWEFVPAVYAGALNSSVLTAATDSATWESLQATGVKNIVSRGAGMAIDGTNTDDW; encoded by the coding sequence ATGAAGATGTCGGGAAGGCGCGGCGTCACGCTCGTCGAGATCATGGTCGCCAGCACGATCGTCGTGCTGATCGCGGCCGTGACCTTCCCCGTCTACCAGATCATCCAGCAACGCGAGAAGGAGAACCGGCTCAGGCAGATTCTCGACAACGTGCGGGGGGCCATCTACGGTTGTCCCATCGCGCTCGCCAACCGCACCTTCAATCAGGGTTACCGCGTCCATGTTCTCAACAAGCTCGCCAACGCGATCAACAACGCCACCGAAACGCAGGAAACGCGGGACGCGGCTCTCGCCAGCGGCATCAGGTATCTGGTCGATCACGGCCTCGACCTGCCCTTTTCCCCGGCCTCTCTCACCGGAAGAGCCCCGATCGGCGTCACCTTCGACGTCGCGACCGGAACGACCGGAACGGCGACGGTCACGATCGATCGCGTTTTCCTCAGGAACATCCCGCCCCACCCGTTCGTGGGCTGGTATCCCAACGCCCGCTGGGAATTCGTCCCTGCCGTTTACGCCGGCGCCCTGAATTCCAGCGTCCTCACGGCCGCCACCGATTCCGCGACATGGGAAAGCCTCCAGGCGACGGGCGTGAAGAACATCGTTTCCCGCGGAGCCGGCATGGCGATCGACGGCACGAACACGGACGACTGGTGA
- a CDS encoding ATPase, T2SS/T4P/T4SS family, with protein MSADFLKRKRIGEILIEMRAITPQQLEAALKRQSSVRKMVGEILIEMQALTEETLFRGLSQQHGIEFVNLDTVDLNRELIRQIPDNLIKTYKFIPLKKEPKSLTIAIYDPTNTKMFDSIKMATGYMFIKWVLAMKTQINHIISDVIYRPANVLENVPVDDLLRDVKLEFGKEDSSLSSGGTPMGDVNLEDLKRESDQTAIVTLVNKIILDAVRMRASDIHIEAFENIVQVRYRIDGILYDIMPVEKQAHQAIISRIKIMSNLDITERYMPQDGNFKLRVKNQAIEFRVAILPSIYGQNCTIRILDSGRVNLELKSLGFRDEELRTFEYNIGRPWGLCLIAGPTGSGKTTTLYSGISLINSRQIKIVTIEDPVEFKIAGVHQLQVHENKVDETRSLTFAKGLRAVLRLDPDVILVGEIRDYETAEITVKAALTGHMVFSTIHANSAIETVNRLENIGVDPYLFASALTVLVGQRLVRKICPSCKTEIETTPYLLASLGLDFETYKNHKFYKGAGCKACNNSGFRDRTGIFEVIEVNAALKELISQRQSSVALLKHLRSQKIPTLQDSCLNKVLEGEVPIEEFILVNMG; from the coding sequence ATGTCTGCTGACTTTCTGAAGCGAAAACGAATCGGCGAGATCCTCATCGAGATGCGGGCCATCACGCCCCAGCAGCTCGAAGCCGCCCTCAAGCGCCAGTCGTCCGTCCGGAAGATGGTCGGCGAGATTCTCATCGAGATGCAGGCCCTCACCGAAGAGACGCTCTTCCGCGGCCTTTCCCAGCAGCACGGCATCGAGTTCGTCAATCTCGACACGGTCGATCTCAACCGGGAACTGATCCGCCAGATTCCCGACAACCTGATCAAGACCTACAAGTTCATCCCGCTCAAGAAAGAGCCGAAGTCGTTGACCATCGCCATCTACGATCCGACGAACACGAAGATGTTCGACAGCATCAAGATGGCGACGGGGTACATGTTCATCAAGTGGGTGCTGGCGATGAAGACCCAGATCAACCACATCATCAGCGACGTCATCTACCGCCCGGCGAACGTCCTCGAGAACGTGCCCGTCGACGACCTGCTCCGCGACGTCAAGCTCGAGTTCGGCAAAGAAGACTCGAGCCTTTCTTCCGGCGGCACCCCCATGGGCGATGTCAATCTCGAAGACCTGAAGCGGGAATCCGACCAGACCGCGATCGTCACCCTCGTGAACAAGATCATCCTCGACGCGGTCCGGATGCGAGCATCCGACATCCATATCGAAGCGTTCGAAAACATCGTCCAGGTCCGCTACCGCATCGACGGCATCCTCTACGACATCATGCCGGTCGAGAAGCAGGCGCACCAGGCGATCATCTCGCGCATCAAGATCATGTCGAACCTCGACATCACCGAGCGGTACATGCCGCAGGACGGCAACTTCAAGTTGCGGGTGAAGAACCAGGCGATCGAGTTCCGCGTCGCGATCCTTCCTTCGATCTACGGCCAGAACTGCACGATCCGCATTCTCGACTCGGGGCGCGTCAACCTCGAGTTGAAGAGCCTCGGTTTCCGCGATGAGGAACTCAGGACGTTCGAGTACAACATCGGCCGCCCATGGGGCCTGTGTCTGATCGCCGGTCCGACGGGCTCCGGAAAAACGACCACGCTGTATTCCGGCATTTCGCTGATCAACAGCCGCCAGATCAAGATCGTCACCATCGAAGATCCGGTCGAATTCAAGATCGCCGGCGTCCACCAACTCCAGGTCCATGAGAACAAGGTCGACGAGACGCGCTCGCTCACCTTCGCCAAAGGCCTGCGCGCCGTTCTGCGACTCGACCCGGACGTCATTCTCGTCGGCGAAATCCGCGATTACGAAACGGCGGAAATCACGGTCAAGGCCGCTCTGACAGGCCACATGGTCTTCTCGACGATTCACGCGAACTCGGCCATCGAAACGGTCAACCGCCTCGAGAATATCGGCGTCGACCCGTATCTGTTCGCCTCGGCCCTCACCGTGCTGGTCGGCCAGCGTCTCGTGCGCAAAATCTGCCCGAGCTGCAAGACCGAGATCGAAACGACGCCGTATCTGCTCGCCTCGCTCGGCCTCGATTTCGAGACGTACAAGAACCACAAGTTCTACAAGGGAGCCGGCTGCAAGGCCTGCAACAACAGCGGATTCCGCGACCGCACCGGCATCTTCGAGGTCATCGAGGTGAACGCTGCGCTCAAGGAACTGATCAGTCAGCGCCAGTCCTCCGTCGCACTCCTGAAGCACCTGCGATCGCAGAAGATCCCCACCCTCCAGGATTCCTGCCTCAACAAGGTTCTCGAGGGAGAGGTGCCGATCGAGGAATTCATTTTGGTAAACATGGGATAG
- a CDS encoding S41 family peptidase, protein MNRSSSRHLIVAVPLIALLVLVFAGMAGATSTDITYFKSVDLIRKVMELIKSDYVDENVDEQKMIYGAIEGMLGTLDDPYTRFMEPKAFKEMQTETQGEFGGLGIVITVKNKVLTVISPIEDTPAFRAGIKAGDMILKIDGKDVADIALHDAVKLLRGPEGTKVTINVIREGDKEAKDYTLIREIIKIPSIKFWVIKPNIGYIRLTQFIQTSAEDLEKALIALEKEKVSSIILDLRNNPGGLLTAAVEVGRKFIPKGDIVSIKSRDGEKSTYSSFFQSHPLLPLVVLINEGSASASEIVAGAIKDNKRGLLIGRKSFGKGSVQTVISLNDGSAMALTTALYYTPSGVNIHKKGIEPDIDVELPKISEAEREEIAKTIEAEEKQQKTPAQATLTAELASGTFPASSSAAIATPSGFIEPPDSLSKGSIQYYVINRYDTQLQRAVDVLKSTEIFNGLRQ, encoded by the coding sequence ATGAATCGTTCCTCATCCCGTCACCTGATCGTGGCCGTTCCGCTCATCGCCCTGCTGGTCCTCGTCTTCGCAGGTATGGCCGGGGCGACATCGACCGACATCACCTACTTCAAATCGGTCGACCTGATACGCAAGGTGATGGAGCTCATCAAGTCCGATTACGTCGACGAGAATGTCGACGAGCAGAAGATGATCTACGGCGCGATCGAAGGCATGCTCGGCACGCTGGACGATCCGTACACGCGGTTCATGGAGCCCAAGGCGTTCAAGGAGATGCAGACCGAGACGCAGGGCGAGTTCGGCGGTCTCGGGATCGTCATCACCGTCAAGAACAAGGTGCTGACGGTCATCTCCCCGATTGAAGACACGCCCGCCTTCCGTGCCGGCATCAAGGCCGGCGACATGATCCTCAAGATCGACGGGAAGGACGTCGCCGATATCGCCCTTCACGACGCCGTCAAGCTTCTCCGCGGCCCCGAAGGCACGAAGGTCACCATCAACGTGATCCGCGAAGGCGACAAAGAGGCGAAGGATTACACCCTCATCCGCGAGATCATCAAGATTCCGAGCATCAAGTTCTGGGTCATCAAGCCGAACATCGGCTACATCAGGCTGACGCAGTTCATCCAGACCTCTGCAGAGGATCTCGAGAAGGCGCTGATCGCCCTCGAGAAAGAGAAAGTCTCCTCGATCATTCTCGATCTGCGCAACAATCCGGGCGGTCTGCTGACGGCGGCCGTCGAGGTCGGGCGCAAGTTCATCCCCAAGGGCGATATCGTCTCGATCAAGAGCCGCGACGGCGAAAAAAGCACGTACAGCTCGTTCTTCCAGTCGCATCCCCTCCTACCCCTCGTCGTGCTGATCAACGAAGGTTCCGCCTCGGCTTCCGAGATCGTGGCCGGCGCGATCAAGGACAACAAGCGCGGCCTCCTGATCGGCCGCAAATCGTTCGGCAAGGGTTCGGTGCAGACGGTCATCTCCCTGAACGACGGGTCGGCGATGGCGCTGACGACCGCGCTCTACTACACCCCCTCCGGCGTCAACATCCACAAGAAGGGTATAGAGCCCGATATAGACGTCGAGCTCCCGAAGATATCCGAAGCCGAGCGCGAGGAGATCGCCAAGACCATCGAAGCCGAAGAAAAGCAGCAGAAGACGCCCGCCCAGGCCACGCTGACGGCCGAACTCGCCAGCGGCACCTTCCCGGCGTCTTCCTCCGCTGCGATCGCCACGCCCAGCGGCTTCATCGAGCCCCCGGACAGCCTCTCCAAGGGCAGCATCCAGTATTACGTGATCAATCGGTACGACACGCAGCTTCAGCGGGCCGTCGACGTGCTCAAGTCGACCGAGATCTTCAACGGTCTCAGGCAGTAA
- a CDS encoding tetratricopeptide repeat protein — translation MNRHRFLFLVSLLAAFVVLAAFPLAAQDAKELNRLGVTALRSGNYAEAKDYFLKATKLNPTWAEPFYNAALLQKAVNKRDEMKPLLKKALHLEPSNQTYREEYTKFLKEDMRAAKSAGMTEKAAALREEIVTVDPSELGLGADIVDEQVAAGQAEKAKQFALRLLESNKAELPEYRSEGIGRLYYALAKMERTAGNMAKARDYAEKSTRYPLPNPDQGKELLADIKKNQQETVEGYIKLGRSYAEKGEVAKAIGEFENALAIDATNETAQSEIESLKSRAESRDLMADALRLSSQEKWLEARDLLERVVAAQPKHAEARKLLAKATAFETELMKKLGRTDRLPRSTEERASLTENYIMMGTRFFDAGNNQDAKQAFERALAIIALDSKLEKFRPSVNAGMAKIGTIDTRSQTWEKAKEHYKSGEYEECITCLESLPADYEVDLPSFLAYCYWKTGDTEKAKKFASLQLVKQPDNNRAKFVLGNLFIAAGDNAAAYKILKEVKDSDPEYPGIDDVFYKAGAFKWGVLVLPAVAIVILCWIGWIIFHNMPEHNKNAAIKRARAHLNKGLYKECLDELTGVRRLPNLDAYDGMVISRIAAQAYLKTGAYDRAIGECKHLISINTQDAEAHQWLGFAYLGRRMLTPESLPELLNLYKTEQRNIALISLLGQHYTAQKTISADGIEILEKWLELEPTNPEVLKPLGRYYLQKGRADDKSMLVFQRMMEFTKPEPEFLLGVAKLHLRQKQYEESLRLCEQVIRMDVNNEMVHGVLRDCYAKMEKLNELLEIYRAYLSENPYNVAFQKGLTEAMNLAQRTGVKIGPAPAVAVPPDAVSQAGSSAAQTAAAPADGIVCPHCGAANSKADYYCQQCGKSIV, via the coding sequence ATGAACCGCCATCGGTTTCTCTTCCTTGTTTCTCTTCTGGCGGCGTTCGTCGTGCTTGCGGCTTTTCCGCTCGCGGCGCAGGACGCGAAAGAACTCAATCGGCTTGGCGTGACGGCCTTGCGAAGCGGGAACTACGCCGAGGCGAAGGATTACTTCCTGAAGGCCACGAAACTGAATCCGACGTGGGCCGAGCCGTTTTACAACGCCGCGCTTCTTCAGAAAGCCGTCAACAAGCGTGACGAGATGAAGCCCCTGTTGAAGAAGGCCCTCCACCTCGAGCCCTCCAACCAGACTTATAGAGAAGAATATACAAAGTTTCTCAAAGAGGACATGCGCGCCGCCAAATCTGCGGGCATGACGGAGAAAGCCGCGGCCCTGCGCGAGGAGATCGTCACCGTCGATCCGTCGGAACTCGGCCTCGGCGCCGATATCGTCGACGAGCAGGTCGCGGCCGGGCAAGCCGAGAAGGCGAAGCAATTCGCCCTGCGGTTGCTCGAAAGCAACAAGGCGGAGCTTCCCGAATACCGTTCCGAAGGGATCGGCCGCCTGTACTACGCCCTCGCAAAGATGGAGCGGACCGCCGGGAACATGGCGAAAGCCCGCGACTACGCCGAGAAGTCGACGCGGTATCCGCTTCCCAACCCCGATCAGGGCAAGGAACTCCTCGCCGACATCAAGAAAAACCAGCAGGAGACGGTCGAGGGCTACATCAAGCTGGGCCGTTCCTACGCCGAAAAGGGCGAGGTCGCGAAGGCCATCGGGGAGTTCGAGAACGCTCTTGCCATCGATGCCACGAATGAAACCGCGCAGAGCGAGATCGAGTCGCTGAAGTCCAGGGCCGAGTCGCGAGACCTGATGGCGGACGCCCTCAGACTCAGCTCGCAAGAGAAATGGCTCGAGGCGCGCGACCTGCTCGAGCGGGTTGTCGCCGCCCAACCGAAGCATGCCGAGGCGCGCAAACTGCTCGCCAAGGCCACCGCCTTCGAAACGGAACTGATGAAGAAACTCGGCCGGACCGACCGGCTGCCGCGCAGCACCGAGGAACGGGCCTCGCTGACCGAAAATTACATCATGATGGGTACCCGCTTCTTCGACGCCGGCAACAACCAGGATGCGAAACAGGCGTTCGAGCGCGCCCTTGCGATCATCGCCCTCGACTCCAAGCTCGAAAAGTTCCGGCCGAGCGTGAACGCAGGGATGGCGAAGATCGGGACGATCGACACGCGGTCGCAAACCTGGGAGAAAGCGAAAGAGCATTACAAGAGCGGCGAGTACGAAGAATGCATCACATGCCTGGAATCGCTTCCGGCCGATTACGAGGTCGATCTTCCCAGTTTTCTCGCCTACTGCTACTGGAAAACCGGGGACACCGAGAAGGCCAAGAAATTCGCCAGTCTGCAACTGGTCAAGCAGCCCGACAACAACCGCGCCAAGTTCGTCCTTGGCAATCTTTTCATCGCAGCGGGGGACAACGCCGCCGCGTACAAGATCCTCAAGGAAGTAAAGGATTCGGATCCCGAGTATCCCGGCATCGATGACGTATTTTACAAGGCCGGCGCGTTCAAGTGGGGGGTCCTCGTTCTGCCGGCGGTGGCCATCGTGATCCTCTGCTGGATCGGCTGGATCATTTTCCACAACATGCCCGAACACAATAAAAACGCGGCGATCAAGCGCGCGCGCGCCCATCTGAACAAGGGCCTGTATAAGGAGTGTCTGGACGAGCTGACCGGTGTCCGCCGCCTGCCGAACCTCGACGCCTACGACGGCATGGTCATTTCCCGGATCGCCGCGCAGGCGTATCTCAAGACCGGCGCCTACGACCGTGCAATCGGCGAGTGCAAGCACCTGATCTCGATCAACACCCAGGATGCGGAAGCCCACCAATGGCTCGGCTTCGCCTATCTCGGCCGCAGGATGCTGACGCCGGAGAGTCTTCCCGAACTCCTGAACCTGTACAAGACCGAGCAGCGGAACATCGCCCTGATTTCCCTTCTCGGCCAGCATTACACGGCCCAGAAAACCATCAGCGCCGACGGCATCGAGATCCTCGAGAAGTGGCTCGAGCTCGAACCGACGAATCCCGAGGTCCTCAAGCCTCTCGGCAGATACTACCTCCAGAAGGGGCGGGCGGACGACAAGTCCATGCTCGTTTTCCAGCGCATGATGGAGTTCACGAAGCCGGAACCGGAGTTTCTGCTCGGCGTGGCCAAGCTGCACCTCCGGCAGAAGCAGTATGAGGAGAGTCTCCGCCTCTGCGAGCAGGTCATCCGGATGGATGTAAACAACGAAATGGTGCATGGAGTCCTGCGCGACTGTTATGCAAAAATGGAAAAGCTCAACGAACTTCTCGAGATCTACCGCGCTTATCTCTCGGAAAATCCCTACAACGTCGCCTTCCAGAAGGGCCTCACCGAGGCGATGAACCTCGCCCAGCGCACCGGCGTCAAGATCGGCCCGGCCCCCGCGGTGGCGGTCCCCCCGGATGCCGTTTCGCAGGCCGGTTCGTCGGCGGCCCAGACCGCCGCTGCTCCGGCGGACGGCATTGTCTGCCCGCACTGCGGAGCCGCGAACAGCAAAGCGGACTACTATTGCCAGCAGTGCGGCAAGAGCATCGTCTGA